In one window of Lacticaseibacillus casei DSM 20011 = JCM 1134 = ATCC 393 DNA:
- a CDS encoding sensor histidine kinase, translating into MTVNDWIGLIAFLLLTVGCCWQLWWIFRRQQNWPVRWLNLAIVAVALGSWWLWPQPIVRILLFVGTVLAGSLEFVLIRQFLSDQDAVFARSLDKMMAQYSQEVQELYANMRGWRHDYHDHLQALKAYLDNQDTTGARQYLDELEDKLDAVDPLVHSGNAMLDAIVNAKLTLAERLQIPVNEKAIVGNTPLIKDVDLVVILVNLLDNAIEAISEQPADEKRQLRLYIGIVKQQFYISVTNTRPADQVIDYQYASTKSDKRGLGIRRVNKLVAKYDGMINRQYEDEVFVTEIAIPIHAVKPTTHA; encoded by the coding sequence ATGACAGTGAATGATTGGATTGGCCTCATCGCGTTTTTGTTACTGACAGTGGGCTGTTGCTGGCAGTTATGGTGGATCTTTCGCCGCCAGCAAAATTGGCCCGTCCGCTGGTTGAATCTCGCCATCGTCGCGGTTGCACTTGGCAGCTGGTGGCTTTGGCCGCAACCGATCGTGCGCATCTTACTTTTCGTCGGCACGGTTCTGGCAGGCAGCTTGGAATTTGTCTTGATTCGCCAGTTTCTCAGCGATCAGGACGCGGTGTTTGCGCGCAGCCTGGATAAAATGATGGCTCAGTACTCGCAGGAAGTGCAGGAGCTGTACGCGAACATGCGCGGCTGGCGGCACGATTATCATGACCACCTGCAGGCTTTAAAAGCTTACCTAGACAACCAAGACACGACCGGCGCGCGCCAATATTTGGATGAACTGGAAGATAAACTGGACGCCGTTGATCCGCTCGTCCACTCCGGCAATGCCATGCTCGACGCCATCGTTAACGCGAAACTCACATTAGCCGAACGCCTACAGATTCCGGTTAACGAAAAAGCGATCGTAGGGAACACGCCGCTTATCAAAGATGTGGACTTGGTGGTCATTTTAGTCAACTTGCTGGACAACGCCATTGAAGCCATCAGTGAACAACCGGCTGATGAAAAGCGACAGCTGCGACTTTATATCGGCATTGTGAAGCAACAATTTTACATCTCTGTCACCAATACCCGTCCGGCTGACCAGGTGATTGACTATCAATATGCCTCCACCAAAAGTGACAAACGCGGCCTTGGGATTCGGCGGGTAAATAAACTCGTCGCTAAGTACGACGGGATGATCAACCGCCAGTATGAGGATGAGGTATTCGTCACTGAAATTGCGATTCCCATTCACGCAGTCAAACCGACCACTCACGCATAA
- a CDS encoding LytR/AlgR family response regulator transcription factor, which yields MHIALIDDQAATREATVKLIQQLAQPSQPLQVAAYASAEQFLFAEQTPDLLLLDIKLGSGMDGMTLAKKIRQHDPDTAIAFVSNYDEFVFDGYDVNAIDYIIKPLTKEKLQHLINKTAARTQPKLLPLQTSTGLTRVPLYDISAIEVTDHRLQVHTQKTTYTVSGQLKDLLPRLDDNFIQIYRSIVINLNFLSQLDHHTVVMADGTTYPVSRQQAPVVKQAFFKHFRGLTDDSE from the coding sequence ATGCACATTGCACTTATTGACGATCAAGCAGCGACCCGCGAGGCAACCGTTAAATTGATTCAACAACTGGCTCAGCCGTCGCAGCCGTTGCAAGTGGCGGCTTATGCAAGTGCGGAACAGTTCCTTTTCGCCGAACAGACGCCGGATCTTCTTCTGCTGGACATCAAGCTCGGATCGGGGATGGACGGCATGACGCTTGCTAAAAAAATCCGCCAACACGATCCCGACACCGCCATCGCTTTTGTCAGTAACTACGACGAATTCGTTTTTGACGGCTATGATGTCAACGCCATTGACTACATCATCAAACCGCTCACCAAAGAGAAGCTGCAGCATCTGATCAACAAAACTGCGGCTCGGACACAGCCTAAGTTGTTGCCATTGCAAACGTCCACCGGCCTCACTCGTGTGCCGCTTTACGACATTAGCGCCATCGAAGTGACCGACCATCGGCTGCAGGTCCATACCCAGAAAACAACGTACACCGTGAGTGGTCAATTAAAAGACTTATTGCCGCGCTTAGATGACAACTTCATTCAAATCTACCGGTCCATCGTCATCAACCTTAACTTTTTATCCCAGCTCGATCACCACACCGTTGTAATGGCGGACGGGACGACTTATCCCGTTTCCCGACAACAGGCACCGGTGGTTAAGCAAGCCTTTTTCAAACATTTCCGGGGGCTGACAGATGACAGTGAATGA